The following coding sequences are from one Lolium rigidum isolate FL_2022 chromosome 6, APGP_CSIRO_Lrig_0.1, whole genome shotgun sequence window:
- the LOC124668301 gene encoding NAD-capped RNA hydrolase DXO1-like: MNFSEHDVDLFGEDYDARDGAEAEAQGGGGASSGSSAPSTSSSSSAAASSSSSAAASSSSSSGRSSSGISDGGDHEGHGGEHHSLGHGGEEEEETDLFGPDNEGYVKTSARSRYPVPVLPPLPDTDSVSHGGVQGHGCGVEVCVSHMKLNKIHETLSRKSVAFQEPCEFACFSRVEGGDVYFDDRSLRLFKRNICDYVGEDLNRGFESFTEKRDLGSQGFEDLLACIRNSNLPLRNIHFVTYRNNLNKILATAYIKEPWKMGVHKRDGVVYLDVHKLPERPQSKIDRRRCFWGYSFENLATENSIGEDGRGIDANVEYCSVIKTKLGAHRIIMGAEMDCCDATNDGRRFYVELKTSRKLDHHTLKKYEKEKLLRFWIQSFLAGVSYVVVGFRNDAGVLVRTERLRTRDITQKVKAKNYWQGGVCLAFADEVLCWLYGTVKENEDYILQRVHPFDRLELLRAQSPCPEAITQHVERLSGTTN; the protein is encoded by the exons ATGAACTTCTCGGAGCACGACGTCGACCTCTTCGGGGAGGACTACGACGCCCGCGACGGAGCAGAAGCTGAAGcccagggaggcggcggcgcctcgtccGGCTCCTCCGCCCCGTCcacatcctcgtcgtcctccgctgccgcgtcatcgtcatcctccgctgccgcgtcctcgtcctcctccagcGGCCGCAGCAGCAGTGGCATTTCCGACGGAGGGGACCACGAGGGCCACGGCGGGGAGCACCACTCGTTAGGGCATGgtggcgaggaagaggaggagacaGATTTGTTCGGCCCCGACAACGAGGGGTACGTCAAGACCTCCGCCCGTAGCCGATATCCAGTTCCAG TGTTGCCCCCATTACCGGACACCGACAGTGTTTCTCATGGCGGAGTACAAGGACATGGGTGCGGCGTTGAAGTTTGTGTTTCACATATGAAACTTAATAAGATTCATGAGACTCTATCTAGGAAATCTGTTGCTTTTCAGGAG CCATGTGAGTTCGCCTGCTTCAGCCGTGTTGAGGGTGGGGATGTATATTTTGATGATCGCAGCTTG AGGCTTTTCAAACGTAATATTTGTGACTATGTTGGTGAAGATCTCAATAGAGGATTTGAATCGTTTACAGAGAAAAGAG ATTTGGGATCTCAAGGATTTGAAGATCTTCTTGCATGCATACGAAATTCAAACCTACCTCTTCGGAACATACATTTTGTG ACTTACCGCAACAACCTTAACAAG ATATTGGCCACGGCTTATATAAAAGAACCATGGAAGATGGGTGTGCACAAAAGAGATGGTGTTGTGTACCTTGATGTCCATAAGCTCCCTGAAAGACCACAAAGCAAGATTGACCGCAGGAg ATGTTTTTGGGGCTATTCTTTTGAAAATCTTGCTACTGAAAACTCTATTGGTGAGGACGGAAGAGGTATTGATGCAAATGTAGAGTATTGTTCTGTAATAAAGACAAAATTGGGTGCGCATCGCATTATCATGGGTGCTGAGATGGACTGCTGTGATGCAACTAATGATGGCAGGCGGTTCTATGTGGAGTTGAAAACAAGCAGAAAG CTGGATCATCATACGCTGAAAAAATATGAGAAAGAGAAGTTACTTAGGTTCTGG ATTCAGTCATTCCTTGCTggtgtatcatatgttgtcgttggATTCAG GAATGATGCTGGTGTACTTGTGCGAACCGAGAGACTAAGGACTAGAGACATTACACAAAAAGTGAAAGCAAAGAACTACTGGCAG GGTGGCGTCTGCTTGGCCTTTGCTGACGAGGTTTTATGCTGGCTCTATGGCACTGTCAAAGAAA ATGAAGACTATATTCTGCAACGTGTACACCCATTCGATCGCTTGGAGCTACTACGCGCCCAGTCTCCGTGCCCCGAGGCAATAACGCAGCATGTGGAGCGGCTCTCTGGCACAACAAACTAG